A DNA window from Camelina sativa cultivar DH55 chromosome 13, Cs, whole genome shotgun sequence contains the following coding sequences:
- the LOC104736917 gene encoding protein EXORDIUM-like: MYSLVFKLFLFLSLLQICLSARNLASEEPNQFKLLKYHKGALLSGKISVNLIWYGKFKPSQRAIISDFITSLTHTSPTSKTLHQPSVVTWWKTTEKYYKLAASAKSSSPSLTLTLGKQILDESCSLGKSLTDGDIRKLASKGDQRDAVNVVLTSADVAVQGFGMSRCGTHGHARGLGKRGSKFAYIWVGNSETQCPGQCAWPFHSPVYGPQSPPLVAPNNDVGLDGMVINLASLLAGTATNPFGNGYYQGPQNAPLEAASACPGVYGKGAYPGYAGDLLVDTTTGGSFNAYGANGRKFLLPALYDPTSSTCSTMV; this comes from the coding sequence ATGTATTCGTTAGTGTTTAAACTCTTTCTATTTTTGTCTCTTCTCCAAATCTGTCTCTCTGCTAGGAACCTAGCATCAGAAGAACCAAACCAGTTTAAACTATTAAAGTATCACAAAGGAGCTCTTCTCTCCGGCAAGATCTCCGTTAACCTAATCTGGTACGGCAAATTCAAACCTTCGCAACGAGCAATCATCTCCGACTTCATCACCTCTCTCACACACACTTCTCCAACGTCCAAAACTCTCCACCAACCATCCGTCGTCACGTGGTGGAAAACTACAGAAAAATACTACAAGCTCGCCGCGTCTGCTAAAAGCTCATCTCcttctctcactctcactctcgGGAAACAAATCCTCGACGAGTCTTGCTCACTTGGTAAATCTTTAACCGATGGAGACATACGTAAGCTAGCTTCAAAAGGTGACCAACGTGACGCAGTCAACGTCGTTTTGACTTCAGCTGACGTGGCCGTACAAGGATTTGGTATGAGTCGATGTGGGACTCATGGACACGCTCGTGGTTTAGGTAAACGTGGCTCCAAGTTTGCTTACATTTGGGTTGGTAACTCCGAGACACAATGTCCAGGACAATGTGCGTGGCCATTCCACTCGCCGGTGTATGGACCACAGAGTCCGCCACTTGTGGCACCAAACAATGACGTGGGACTTGATGGTATGGTTATTAACTTGGCTAGTCTTTTAGCTGGAACCGCAACGAACCCTTTTGGTAATGGTTATTACCAAGGTCCACAAAACGCACCGCTTGAAGCTGCGTCTGCTTGTCCTGGCGTTTATGGTAAAGGTGCTTATCCTGGTTACGCTGGAGATTTGCTCGTGGATACTACAACGGGAGGTAGTTTTAATGCGTATGGTGCAAACGGCAGGAAGTTTTTGCTTCCTGCTTTGTATGATCCCACGTCGTCGACTTGCTCCACTATGGTCTGA